Proteins found in one Terriglobia bacterium genomic segment:
- a CDS encoding SDR family oxidoreductase: MKIVVIGGTGLIGSKLVNKLREHGHEAIAASPNSGVNSVTGEGLAEVLKGASVAVDVTNSPSWEDAAVLKFFETSTRNLLTYGAAAGVGHHVALSVVGTERLSESGFFRAKIAQEKLIKASSIPYSIVQATQFFEFLKEIGGPEQFRLDELVRRRLALLKDPREVIADPNARYSGAKISEKTLVPGDNARLGETRFETWLTQSAAQIPSAHPQTDAA, encoded by the coding sequence ATGAAAATCGTGGTGATCGGCGGCACTGGACTCATTGGCTCAAAACTCGTCAACAAGCTTCGTGAGCACGGACACGAGGCGATAGCGGCATCACCCAATTCGGGCGTCAACAGCGTTACGGGCGAGGGGCTTGCCGAAGTGCTGAAAGGTGCTTCGGTAGCGGTTGACGTTACGAACTCTCCCTCCTGGGAGGACGCAGCAGTGCTGAAGTTTTTCGAAACATCAACCCGTAACCTCCTCACCTATGGAGCGGCGGCAGGCGTCGGACATCACGTAGCGTTGTCGGTCGTAGGCACCGAGCGGCTGTCCGAAAGCGGTTTCTTCCGCGCCAAGATCGCTCAGGAGAAACTGATCAAAGCCTCATCGATTCCTTATTCGATCGTGCAAGCGACCCAGTTCTTCGAGTTCCTCAAGGAAATAGGGGGGCCGGAACAGTTTCGCCTGGATGAACTAGTCCGGCGGCGCTTGGCCTTGCTCAAAGATCCTCGCGAAGTCATCGCTGATCCAAACGCGCGTTACTCTGGGGCCAAAATCAGCGAGAAAACACTGGTTCCAGGCGATAACGCACGACTCGGCGAGACGCGTTTCGAAACCTGGCTGACTCAGTCCGCAGCACAGATTCCGAGTGCGCATCCTCAGACTGACGCCGCGTGA
- a CDS encoding cupin domain-containing protein encodes MTFPKLILALACLMSGALVAQEAKVTQLMSKDLKELPGKEGLMITVEYPPGSSDPIHRHNAQAFVYVLEGSIVMQVRGGKETTLTPGQTFYEGPDDVHVVGRNASQTKPAKFLVFLVKNKGAPVLVPAK; translated from the coding sequence ATGACATTCCCAAAACTAATTTTGGCGCTGGCATGTCTCATGTCCGGCGCGCTGGTAGCACAGGAGGCTAAGGTAACGCAGCTCATGTCGAAAGACCTGAAAGAGCTTCCAGGCAAAGAAGGTTTGATGATCACCGTGGAATATCCGCCGGGCAGTTCGGACCCCATACATCGCCACAATGCACAGGCGTTCGTTTATGTGCTGGAAGGTTCGATCGTGATGCAGGTGAGAGGCGGAAAGGAAACGACTCTGACACCTGGTCAGACCTTCTACGAAGGCCCGGATGATGTCCATGTCGTTGGGCGGAACGCAAGCCAAACCAAACCGGCGAAATTCCTCGTGTTTCTTGTGAAAAACAAAGGCGCTCCGGTGCTCGTACCTGCCAAGTAA